The window GAAGTGTGTCCCAACCCGAGGTGTGTCCCAACCCGAGGTGTGTCCCAACCCGAGGTGTGTCCCAACCCGAGGTGTGTCCCAACCCGAGGTGTGTCCCAATCCGAGGTGTCTCCCAACCCGAGGTGTCTCCCAACCCGAGGTGTCTCCCAACCCGAGGTGTCTCCCAACCCGAGGCGTGTCCCAACCCGAGGCGTGTCCCAACCCGAGGTGTGTCCCAACCCGAGGTGTGTCCCAACCCGAGGTGTGCCCCAACCCGAAATGTGCCCCAACCATCCCAAACCAAATACCCCGTTAGAAAATCAAGTAAGATGAAGTGAGAGGTCTGGGAATCCAGACCCATCAAAGACAGAATTCATAGGACGTTTATGGACTGGTCTAGTTTCTGAATGAGGATTGGCAGGGTCCTCGCATCGAGTCAGGTTCGGGATACGTGACCGAGAAGACCATTCCGGCCCGTACCTTGGCGTCTCCGTCAGGGAGGAACAGGTAAGCCCCACTCTTGTCCTTGGAGGTCCGTGTCCCGTAGATGAGAAATTCCATGTTGATTTTCTGTTCCTCTCCTGCTCTTTTAACACTCTGCGTAATTACAACGAAAACAAGACAAACACTTAAAAAACTCCAAACAGAAGACGTTTACCGTGAAAATGCGTCCAAACTAAACAGTCACCATTCAGGAAGAAAGGAGATCTGATTTTATTCAGATTTATTTCCTGGTCTTTTTACTCTTTTGATCATTTATatctgagaaggagcggctcagtgactaAAGACACTGTCTGGCAGTGAGATTGAagcaggttcaattcccggtgtcggcttcttgtgactttgggtaagtcactttatcttcttgtgcctcaggcaccaaaaacatagattgtaagctccaccgggcagggactgtgtctgtaaaatgtctctgtaaagcgctacgtaaaactagcagcgctatacaagaacatgctattattattatgtgatTGAATGAACCCGTGAAATATTGTACACCCGTACGTGTTATATGAGGTGGCATGATACAGAAACGTTTGTGTAAAATAAAGAGCCTGGGAAACTCAGATTACTTCGCTGAAGAACTCACCTCTGTCTACACAcaacaaataatctattatttgAGTAATTTTCGGGAAATAAAGGTAATATTCATTGCAGAACAAACTACAAGACTATTTGTTGAATAGTAGCAAATCTCTTTTTTCTCTTAATCATGGCGAGTAGATAATTCAGGATTTCAAGCCCCGTATACTCCGCGATTTACCTGTAGATACATATTAACTAAGACTGCCCCGTTAAAAAGTAATTGTAGGACTGAGTCTAAAGCCTCCTTTTAGTAGTATATGCTGGGAAGTAATTAAGTCTGAGGTCAAGGTCAGTCCTTATAGTCATAGGGTCATTTTATAGTAAGCCTCTCAGAGAGTAATTGTGGCAGCATTCTTTCACCGCACACAGTATGTCACACACCGAGACTCAGGATCTCCACCTTCTATTCAAGACTTTTTgcaattacatttatttatatacagtatttatttctcttaccttcaGCGGCAGCAGCTGCGGCATCTCCCGCTGCAATGTCCAGTCAGTATGGCTCCGCCACGTCAAATGGCAATTCCacggcaatgtgatgtcacgcagcgtcccgttgtcatggcgccATTTCACGTCGCAGAGCCACGTTGACAGAATTTGCACGGGGAGATGCAGCCGCACGCCGCCGCCCGCCCAGAGATTTTTCAGGTGAACCCGTAGCCACGTGGTGGAAACCGTAGTCCCTGGGTCAAACCGGgcagtggtggcaaccctgccgaTACCGCCGACGTGCGCAACACGTGCGGTTAGCGGCCTGCAATTCTCCTTTCCCCTCACCTTCACGAGACCGGTTAGGCCCGAGAACCAGACCTGCATATACCGGTTCTCAATGTAAAAATCCTCTGTGCCGGACTCGGAGACTTTAACAGGGAAGACGTTGTGTTTCTTTACCGCCACGCCCCGCCCGTGCAGGTACACGCGGAGATTGGATTTGAGGGAGGTGTGGCCGTCGAAAGACATGTGCACCTGGAACAGGCTAAGTCCAAGTGCCGGAAGTCTGGCTGGAAAGGAGACCTACAAAAAGGGGACATCTTTTAGGGGGCTTCCAACTTGCCGTAATCCCAAGTATAAGTAACAAGGGATGGTGTCAAATAAACACCTGTCTTCTGAAATGATTCTGGTGCAGCCCACCCAGCGATATTGAAGTTTTAAATGATAATAGCATTAAAGCCGATTCATCACCTATTAGTCTGGTTAGAAAAGGAATACATTCGTCTACTCTTAAAACTCATTACAGGAAACCTACATAAACTGCTGTATAATGTGGCCTCAACCAATGAAACATTTGTACGTAGGGCTGCCAGGCGTCAAGTATTGAACTGGACTCTCCTGTATTTAGACACGTTGTGCAGTAAAACATAGGTAACACtgtaaatgtatgtgtatacctgtattacctctctgtgcgtgtgtgtgtataccgatattacctctctgggcgtgtatgtgtataccggtattacttctctgggcgtgtatgtgtataccgatattacctctctgggcgtgtatgtgtataccgatattacttctctgggcgtgtgtgtgtataacggtattacttctctgggtgtgtatgtgtataccggtattacctctctgggagtgtatgtgtataccggtattacctctctgggcgtgtatgtgtataccggtattacctctctgggtgtgtatgtgtataccggtattacctctctgggcgtgtgtgtgtataacggtattacctctctgggcgtgtgtgtgtataccggtattacttctctgggcgtgtgtgtgtataccggtattacttctctgggcgtgtgtgtgtataccggtattacctctctgggagtgtatgtgtataccggtattacctctctgggcgtgtatgtgtataccggtattacctctctgggcgtgtatgtgtataccggtattacctctctgggcgtgtatgtgtataccagtattacctctctgggtgtgtatgtgtataccggtattacctctctgggcgtgtatgtgtataccggaattacttctctgggtgtgtgtgtataacggtattacctctctggacagtgacctgaccggcatagggggccacgggatttccccgagcagggagagagcgaggctattgctagggggctgggcagccaTATTGATTGCCTAATgctaggtaatgcagccaatcaggagatgtcaggagcctgggggtggggtcaaggagaggaggaaacagcatggagcggtgtgaggtgtgtgtgtcttgagcacGTCACACTTTTACAAattatgtccagtatttttggagaagccgcctggtaaCCTTATCTGTAAACAAGGTTTGACCTTTCCTCTAAGCTTGGTCTCTGGCAACCTCTGCTATTGAAATGTCAGATCCCTTTCATAGAGATGTTAAAATAAAATACTGAGTCCTCTCTGCCCCTGCAGGAGATATCCAATACACGGTAACAGGTGCAGCAAACCCCTAAAGCACTGGGTAGTGAAACGATAATACTCCTCCTCCTGCCCTGACTCACGTCATATCGATAGGACACGTTCTAGGTGCTGTAGAAAGCTAGATCTTAGTGTTGCCCATTACTTGACCAACATGATAGACCTTCATAGATGTGGTTTCTACAGGAGATTTCAAGAACTTTAAGATCAACGTAAAAAAAAGATACTTTTGCAGCAATATGTATACTGCTTCTCTGGAGGGCTTCATGTTGGGTAAAGATATATCGCTGTTTGCAAATATCGAGGGTGTCCTTGAACAGCATGGTTCCCTGACCTGGTAGACATCAGGTTTCATGTCGGTAGCAGACTGCCACTGTGGGCTGAGCTGCAGGGCCAGGGGTTGTCCTTCCTCTGTGAGTACACGGACATGGGGCGTGTTCACCAAGAGAGAGACCACACACAGGCGATTCTGTTCCACTGGGTTGAACACCACCACGTACCTTTAACAcagcaaagaaaaagaatgacGATCGCAGCAGTTGGGGGGTGCTTAGAGTGCTTGTTCCTGGAGTCAGGATagattatttttttcccttccctacGCCCAGTTTCTTATTAAAGTAAAAGGTTGAACACGACTGACAAATGTCTTTTCTTCAACCTCACCATGTTGTGGTTCGAATGCACTAATAGACACGTAATCTCGCTCAGCCTTTTACACATTGGAAAGACCAAAAGCCGCGCCAACCAGAAGAGAACGTCTTACCTTGGAGATGAACCCAGCTTGATGACCGTTTTCTCTGCCAGGGATTCCTGGGTTAATCGGCTGTCATCCTAGAAGTGAGCATAGGCAAGTTACATAGCTTTTCTTTTTGCCATTTAGTCTTTATTTTCTCTGCTGCATAGTTTTTCCACCGGGGTTCCTAGGACCCCTTCGGTTCCCCGGGGGCATCACTAAAGGGGTCCCTGCAATGTTCAGGTAATTCGACAATTGTACCAAATAGAGAAgaatttgcaatgcatctgatagacgcgctattagagagggttggggttccttacactgcatctgatctcagacgcgctattagagagggttggggttccttacaatgcttctgatctcagacacgctattagagagagttggggttccttacaatgcatctgatctcagacgcgctattagagagttggggttccttacaatgcatctgatctcagacgcgctattagagagggttggggttccttacaatgcacctgatcacagacgcgctattagagagggtcggggttccttacaatgtatctgatctcagactcgctattagagagggtcggggttctgcAGAAATATAATTATAGGGCTCCTTAGCCGAAAAAGGTTAAACACTGATCTGCTGCACAGTTTGTAAATGTTGCTGCCTTGTTATGGTGCAAAATAGATTTGGGATTCATAATAGCGCAAAAGTGCAAAGCAGTTCACAAGCGACATATGTGCAGTTCCACCCCGATTTTATACCCCAGCACCCCACAGCATTGTGATGTGCAACACTCATTACATCTCTATATTGTTACAAGTATTGGGGACAAGACGAGGGGGAAACCTCGCTCAGCTGATTGTAAATAGGTGTGTGTCTAAGGGGAGGGTGAATTAAAGGTAAGGGCTGACTGGGATGAATTTACATtataacaaagaagaaaaagtatCCCAGATATATTTGGGGGGTATCGGAGGGCTATTATATATACCTATAATTGTAATATATATTACTACTATTAAAATGATAAGTATTAAACTACTCATTTATCCTCTCCTTACACATCTCTACATTGTGTTTCATTGGAAGGCACAACTCGTACACCAGGGTTTTGCAATTCACTCCCCAGGTGGAGGCTCAACTATGAGACGTGGGCGACGGTGCCATCTGGCAAGCCCCAGGCCCATTACCGTGCTGAAGAACGGCACCGAGTGGTCGTAGTGGTACTTCTCCTTGTCCGCCACGACCAGGTAGTGAGCCGCGTTAATCAAGATGCGCTTCAGATTCATCAGCGAATGGAGCAACCTGCGTAGCACGGAGAGGCAAGGGTGCAAAGACGAGAAGACGCCGTCAAACACAACGGTAGTGACAGAATCGTCAGTCAGCAGGAGAAACGCCATTCAGAAGAGCAGAAAAATGgggatgaataaataaatgaatagattgtaagctcttgaggCAAGAATTCAAGTTGACTTGTGTGTCTGGAGATTCTGTCCCGGTCATGGGGATTACTGTGCGCCTTTGTAATATACACTTACCGTACACCGTAGTCAACCACGACGGCTTCTTTTGCCGTGCCGGTGATGGCGTCGTGGTGCTGGAATAGCCCCAGGTTGCGTCTGGCGTCCGTTAGCAAAGCATAATCGGAAAGGGGGTATTTGCTCTCCACGCCGGCTCTCCTTGCGTGATTAATAGCCAAGCTGTACAggatctctgcccctctgccggAGAAAATCCCACGTGTAAATCACTGCGTCTTAAAAACCTGCCGCGGACTAGACACGCGAGAAACCGTCGCGTGAATGCTGGTTATACTGTAGTTGCACACTGCCAAAATATCCCGGGAATAAGTACACCGAGTGTCACATAGTCATTTAGCGAATGGTATTTGCACAGAAAGTCGTTGGTGGCGTCAATTATTTGACTTCCCAGAGATTATTATTAATAGGGCGCCGGTCACGTCATTTGGTCGCCATCGCTTCGCCGCGAACCCACCCCGCCGCCAGCCACTTCGCTGCTAAGGTAACTGGctcaaccccctaccctaaatccGTATcttaaaaccccctaccctaagagGCAGTAtaggagcttacagaataagtgCCGTGTGGTACtgaagaagagacctatgaggttTGGAAATCTCTATACACTATAACTcgggggtgagcaactccagtcctcaaggaccaccagcaggtccggttttcaggatatccctgcttcagcacaggtggctcaggctttgtgctgaagcaggggtatcctgaaaacctgacggtggcccttgaggactggagtggcccacCTCTTCTGTAACTGCATCTATGAAAAACGCTAAAAACGTTGGCCCACCATAAGATATCCCAAGCTGCATTGCATCTAAAGACGAAGAAGAACAGGAAACTTCAAATCTTCAAGAGAAGCCGGCAGTAATCGTACAAAAGACTAGTTCTCTGGTACATATTAATAGCAcgaagacacatttcctcttcaGAATTATTATGTTTCTAATTCCCAAGAGATTCCCGTCTCATTAAAAAATACGTTCTCTCACTATTGTAACTGTTCTTCAGGTGAAACACAATGCCCCCCCCCATTTTCCTACCGGAGGTGGGACTCCAGCACGCGGTCCATGCTCTTGTAGAAAGGTCTGGAGGTGTAGTATCCTGTCCAGTAGTGATCTTCCCGGTCAGCGTAGGAGAAAAAGTCTCCGCTTACCACCGGGAAGTCGGGAGGTCGGATACCGGCTGCGACTCCCACCGTCTTGTATAGCGCGTCGAAGTATTCCGACAGCGTTCCAAACTGAGCCTAtatggatatatagatatagataggatatagatatatagaattATTACTGCACTGGATAGACCAGGTCTGTACATGTGCTGGGGATGAAACTGATGTCTTTTGTACATACGCGACAATGAGAGGTAACTGTATTTTtcactggtaaaatatttgataaaataATGTTTATAGCATTAGTACCCAATTAACACTAGCGGAATACCTGGCATGTTCAAATCGTTTACTAAGATACATAGAGTGCGCGTGTAACCAAATCTCCAGCTCAGGAGCTCGGAATGTACATCTATAATCAACTCTGTAGCTTCAAGAGTTAAGCATGAAAGAGCATCTATAAAATAACTCTCTCAACCCACCAACTTCATGGAGTTCCCTCAGGAACACCTATCGATATGCTAGGAAGGCCTCTACCCCATGTCGAAAAGGATTGTAGTCCCATTAATTTGAACGGAGCAGAGTAGCCATTGATTTGGTGTTGAGCGTCTTCAGTCCTCACCTGGACATGGAGCTCTGGGTGCGAGTTCATGTAATTAAAGAGCCGTTGGTAATTCAAGAATTGGGCATCCCACTCCTGAAGTTTGTCATAACGGAAATCGTCTCCAAGGGGGACGAGTAGCACCTTACTGCGGTATAACTTGGACTTTTTCCGATACTGATCCAACAGAAGATTGGCCCTGTCATAGAGAAGAAAAGCTTTGTAAGGCGATGGGGGTTACGGACACAATTATATCACAAGCCTTAGAGATAAAACAGCTTCTACCAAGTCTACTTTCTGTTTCATGCACCCAGAATCTGAATGGATAAAACAAAGCTCAGAGTTTCTGGGGCGCTGCCCCTTGTGTGCCCCCCACTTTTTGCCAATCTCAGGAAATCACTGAAAAACAAGCATCTGATTCGTGGTTATAAATAGCCATTTCCAATAGTTACTAAATACCTCTCTCTTTGTAAAAGTTGAATTCTAAAGTGGAAGCATTGAAGgcactaagtgtgtgtgtgtgtgtgtgtgtgtgtgtgtgtgtgtgtgtgtgtgtgtgtatgtatatctatataatagAGAGCAGGCACATCAGGACTTAAGAAAAATGTTAATAGTTTATTACAAAACAATCAACGTTTCGGCTTTGAAAAGCCCCTGCGGTGAGACACAATGTtcattgtgtgttttgtgataaACTATTTTCATTTTTCCCAATGTGCCCGCTCTCTATCTTTTCCTGTATTCTAGTACTTTGTGGTTTGTACCCAGGCAGGATGCCATTTTTACTGGAGTGTCACcatacattttgtgtgtgtctatctatatatttcacTGAATATGATGGGTTCTTGCATGGTTTTATATCACCCCTCATGCTGCAGCATTACTGGTCCagttcatatatacagtatttgtatacaGAGCGTTGATCGGGTACCCAGTAGAAACAgacgaaactgtcaaaatccattttgccgaatttcccgagctttccaatcaaaatccgttccacggtgtaaaatccgtctacggattgttccagtttcaatccgtgcggatgaatttaaaaaaaaacgccattggatccaatccgctggtggattgtAACAATCTGCAATCCGAATCCACAGACTGGGTTGTTAAAACCCACCAGCGGATTGCAGAATCGCGGATTGGATTTTCGGTGATAAAAAAACGCAAAAGACGAATCGCCCGTTTTGACACCGATTCACGGAAATCCAACATAACCGAACGATCCAAGGCGGAACCAGATTCGACCCCCCAAAATTCGTCCATCTCTAGTAGCCAGGCACTTTGGGGCTCGCTTGTTAACTTTGTTGCAATAACAGGAGGCGGGAATGCTGCCTCAATGAAGAAGCAGGAGACAAACCCTTCATACGAAGTGGTGCCCATTGTCCTCTCGGGGTTGTATACTGACCGCTCGGCCACGTTCAATTCAGTGATGACTTTAGGTGGCACTTTCCACGGACAATTGATTCGCCCTCCCGGGAGACGTCTGAAATCAAACTGGCAGCAGATCTTGGGGTCGGGCCCGCAGGTGTGGGGCACGTCGTAACTATAAAACGGCATCATGTGGCAGAAGATATCGGTGTCGGATTCCGAGGCTGGAAATGGAATTGTACAGGAACAATTTACTTTGCCATCACACAAATAACATCATTATACTGACGTTAGCAGCACAGGATCCTCAATGTAGTTTTACATGTGTTATTCTACAATAAATAACACCCTACCGGCTCCAGGATCTAACACTGATTATCACCATCCTGCCGCCCCTACGATGTGAATAAAGCCCTCTAGTTTGACATATTTCTTTCTACACGAGTGGTACCCACTTTTCCTTTTCCCATCCCTTTCTTGTGTGGCACAAACAAAGCTCGTGTCATCACACCAGGAGAGTCAGGACATACTAGGACTACGTAACGTAGTTAGTAGTGTTGCTCCGGCTGCTGTAATGCACAATACGAACAACAACCCTGTATCTGATCGGAGAAGAAAGAGAGGGTGTTGGGTTCATGGCGGCTCACACCAACTCTTGTTGCTATGGCTTAGAAATAACTCACGTTCCCGCTGGCTACAGAGCCCATAAAGGAGCCTTCATTCTCTGCCAAACTGTTCCATTGTTAATGATAGGGTCAAAACGCGTCGGACCCTTTTCCTAAAACTCATCGTTATTTTTATGCAATAGGAAGAATAACTACAAATCCTTTCCCACCGAGCAAATCCTGGTTGATTTAAAAGAGCAAAAATCGACCTTTTCTGTGGTACCCTGATACAGCACGATACTTTGTAGAGAGGAATCCCACGCAGGCACAACAATGAAACTGAATCCAGGTGACAGTTGTCACCTGATAGCTGCTACAGAGGAACTACTGTGCTTTAGTGAACACCTccccgctccccacacagagggGTGCAGTGTGTTAGCAGAAAATGTGTGCGACAGCCTTCTGTGAACAAAAATAACTGTGACACTCCATGCCGAGCTGACATGACATCCTGGCAGCAGAGTGGCTGACTAAGGCACAATATTCCAAGCCAACATATTTAGGGCAAGTGCCAAAAACCTTGGTCCAATCATACCCCATGCCTGCCTCCACATGAACTCCAGGCTCCGTGTAGCAGCAAAGTGCTTCTTGATGGAGTAGTGTACTCGCTGGATCAGCATGCTGGTTATGTTGGAACGATTCAGGAGGTAGGGCATGGTAGAGCTGTGCCCAAAAGGGTCCACTGCCCAGCCGGACCGTGGGATGACACCTAGGGAGAAGAGTCAAGTTTAATCAAAACAAAATATACTTTTTTTCAATGTGCTAAGTGCCCTGAATCCATGCCCAGAGACGTGCAAATGTtttcaggggtttctcctaaatTTCGCGTTTTCACAAGATGTTTGCAAAAATTAACCCTTGCTCAAAAATACGTGAAAATGGGCAGTACCACGTCACACGGCCCCAGTTGTACAAATGTCTAAATGTGAtttgcgggggtggggggtgggggagggggggaggagagtaggGGGTTAAATGGCAAATTTCGCCCTGGTTTTGCTAACTTTCCGGGAGCattttgcacatctctcccccacatcAATAACATTGAAACGATACAATGCGATCTCGATTCCTGCTCCGGGCCGCACAGCGCTAGGATTCCCTACCAATATTTTTCTTCAGCCATTGGTGACCTTCCACCATCTGGTCGATCATAGCAAAATAGTGTGTGTTGGCTTCGTCAGGCATCACCCAGCCACCTGTGGTCATCTCCAACTGGCCGTTACCAACCAACCTGCAGAAACCAAACACAGGCGCAACACTGTGACAAtgcagaacggggggggggggtggggtggggttgtGTGGAACATCGGGCAGGTTTATACAGCAAAACGCATGTTATATATGATAAGGTAATGAATGTATGATGTTATATATTTGCCTATTATTGATGCACGAAGATTTGGAAGGTGATCACGCATGGTCATTTTTATGCAAAGCCATTATCAACCTTTTTGCCCCTTCCCCCAGGTCAAGGGTTagaccaggggtctcaaactcagtcctcaagggccaccaacaggccagcttctatggatatccctacttcagcacaggtggctcaatcagtggctcagtcgaaggctgagccacctacgctgaagcagagatatcaataaaacctggccagttggtggcccttgaggaccgagtttgagacccctgggcTATACACAAAGGATTTCCCTTCGCGATTCCCATACGAAGGGAGCAAGAACGGGTCTAAAAAGGCAATGTCTGGCACTGCATCCCAGCAGCGAAGGAACAAGACGATGGTCACGGGGTCAATACCTGCGCACCGCGGCCCGCTTCTGAGAATTGATATTATCCCACCACTTGGAGAAGAAGGAGATCTCTGACCAGATGAACCTCCTGCGGGGATCCTCCTGCAGCTTGACCACCAtgttgttcaggatgtgctgagtCTGGTCATAGTAATACTTGTCAAAGGTTTTTATCCATCCTGGAGGGCAAATAGCAGAGTAGCCATGTGTAGACTGTGCAGGACAGGCCCACAGAGGTCATCCTCCCTCTAGCAGCGGTAACTGAGAATCGCCACAGgtcgtgttaggacctgcatactggtcgtgacgtggctgcaggcttataacgctttggccaaagggtttaattaaatgacccttactcatgaaaatactaacattgaagtatttaactgtgtatttgtcacattggatgcagcattgggtatttttgtcttttgttgtagttTGCCTGCTCACAGATTACCCTACTCATTCAGGGCAAATCGGACTTCAGACCCTGGTTATATACTAAATGTCTTCCCAGCTACACAACATCTTAGCCCTTTTGCTGCTTTGCAATTAAGGGGGACATACAGCGCATTAGGTATCGTGAGGATCCGATCATCGGGAGGACCAACATGGATGCTTCCTGACTTCCCCGGGTGCACCAAGATGGCCACCTATACAGGAAGCCAGCCTCTGGTTGGAATAGCGATGGATTGCACCTGGTCTTACCCTTTACAAGACCTTCACTGGCGATCAGTCCCCTGCCTGTGCAAAGTACTCTGTGCCTTTTGTTCATACGCTAAtcttccagggccaccaacaggtcaggttttca is drawn from Ascaphus truei isolate aAscTru1 chromosome 18, aAscTru1.hap1, whole genome shotgun sequence and contains these coding sequences:
- the MAN2A2 gene encoding alpha-mannosidase 2x isoform X1 codes for the protein MKLKKQVTVCGAAIFCVAVFSLYLMLDKVQHDPPRRQNGGNFPRSQISVLQNRIEQLEQLLEENHEIISHIKDSVLELTANAEGQPGLLPYHTSNGTWIMSPDPRLSFYSISPQDCQLAVGGKVQKTDLQMIDVYSQLPFENVDGGVWKQGFDITYDPEEWDAEPLQVFVVPHSHNDPGWIKTFDKYYYDQTQHILNNMVVKLQEDPRRRFIWSEISFFSKWWDNINSQKRAAVRRLVGNGQLEMTTGGWVMPDEANTHYFAMIDQMVEGHQWLKKNIGVIPRSGWAVDPFGHSSTMPYLLNRSNITSMLIQRVHYSIKKHFAATRSLEFMWRQAWASESDTDIFCHMMPFYSYDVPHTCGPDPKICCQFDFRRLPGGRINCPWKVPPKVITELNVAERANLLLDQYRKKSKLYRSKVLLVPLGDDFRYDKLQEWDAQFLNYQRLFNYMNSHPELHVQAQFGTLSEYFDALYKTVGVAAGIRPPDFPVVSGDFFSYADREDHYWTGYYTSRPFYKSMDRVLESHLRGAEILYSLAINHARRAGVESKYPLSDYALLTDARRNLGLFQHHDAITGTAKEAVVVDYGVRLLHSLMNLKRILINAAHYLVVADKEKYHYDHSVPFFSTDDSRLTQESLAEKTVIKLGSSPRYVVVFNPVEQNRLCVVSLLVNTPHVRVLTEEGQPLALQLSPQWQSATDMKPDVYQVSFPARLPALGLSLFQVHMSFDGHTSLKSNLRVYLHGRGVAVKKHNVFPVKVSESGTEDFYIENRYMQVWFSGLTGLVKSVKRAGEEQKINMEFLIYGTRTSKDKSGAYLFLPDGDAKLYTPKDPPVVRVTEGPFYSEVTCLYQHVQQVMRLYNLPGTEGLSLDISSMIDIRDHVNKEIAMRLSTDIESGDSFFTDLNGFQIQPRRLLKKLPLQANFYPMPVMAYIQDEQNRLTLHTAQALGVSSLKSGQLEVILDRRLMQDDNRGLGQGLKDNKRTCNRFRILLEKRTIGNKASSLLSKLVSTFRELAFSSMRSSRRETQETSPVSFPSLLSHMTSMHLNHDLLVMPVTSEKSGGPALKSFVPLSAAIPCDFHILNLRTLQAEDDGIPSPDTALILHRKGFDCGLEAKNLGFNCTTSQGKLSLGSLFLGLEVGVLQPTSLTLMYSLAPPSNSSTPAVSMDPMEISTYRLRFS
- the MAN2A2 gene encoding alpha-mannosidase 2x isoform X2, yielding MKLKKQVTVCGAAIFCVAVFSLYLMLDKVQHDPPRRQNGGNFPRSQISVLQNRIEQLEQLLEENHEIISHIKDSVLELTANAEGQPGLLPYHTSNGTWIMSPDPRLSFYSISPQDCQLAVGGKVQKTDLQMIDVYSQLPFENVDGGVWKQGFDITYDPEEWDAEPLQVFVVPHSHNDPGWIKTFDKYYYDQTQHILNNMVVKLQEDPRRRFIWSEISFFSKWWDNINSQKRAAVRRLVGNGQLEMTTGGWVMPDEANTHYFAMIDQMVEGHQWLKKNIGVIPRSGWAVDPFGHSSTMPYLLNRSNITSMLIQRVHYSIKKHFAATRSLEFMWRQAWASESDTDIFCHMMPFYSYDVPHTCGPDPKICCQFDFRRLPGGRINCPWKVPPKVITELNVAERANLLLDQYRKKSKLYRSKVLLVPLGDDFRYDKLQEWDAQFLNYQRLFNYMNSHPELHVQAQFGTLSEYFDALYKTVGVAAGIRPPDFPVVSGDFFSYADREDHYWTGYYTSRPFYKSMDRVLESHLRGAEILYSLAINHARRAGVESKYPLSDYALLTDARRNLGLFQHHDAITGTAKEAVVVDYGVRLLHSLMNLKRILINAAHYLVVADKEKYHYDHSVPFFSTDDSRLTQESLAEKTVIKLGSSPRYVVVFNPVEQNRLCVVSLLVNTPHVRVLTEEGQPLALQLSPQWQSATDMKPDVYQVSFPARLPALGLSLFQVHMSFDGHTSLKSNLRVYLHGRGVAVKKHNVFPVKVSESGTEDFYIENRYMQVWFSGLTGLVKSVKRAGEEQKINMEFLIYGTRTSKDKSGAYLFLPDGDAKLYTPKDPPVVRVTEGPFYSEVTCLYQHVQQVMRLYNLPGTEGLSLDISSMIDIRDHVNKEIAMRLSTDIESGDSFFTDLNGFQIQPRRLLKKLPLQANFYPMPVMAYIQDEQNRLTLHTAQALGVSSLKSGQLEVILDRRLMQDDNRGLGQGLKDNKRTCNRFRILLEKRTIGNKTQETSPVSFPSLLSHMTSMHLNHDLLVMPVTSEKSGGPALKSFVPLSAAIPCDFHILNLRTLQAEDDGIPSPDTALILHRKGFDCGLEAKNLGFNCTTSQGKLSLGSLFLGLEVGVLQPTSLTLMYSLAPPSNSSTPAVSMDPMEISTYRLRFS